A region from the Desulfosoma sp. genome encodes:
- a CDS encoding 4Fe-4S dicluster domain-containing protein, whose amino-acid sequence MKREDSHRIQYALRFYHVTLSLEIDRDRCIRCDLCSLACPREALRIEADEDGLQIYLDHNRCLLCEVCAYVCPVSAVSLHYQDRAKDLLRLSGGLPSIPEKLHVQVSRCPHRCELLEKQEEHWCRQQRRLVENREASCPKYCFRCVQTCPRGVYRETLEGTSPESTLCLRCEQCLKTCPHGSIEISPLFQGTVILNADLCPDDCALCLDICPVKVIQRREGRVTLVHDTCALCGACANICDRDAIQVVREGVLVSDETACPLWIRIRDALTGALNREGSMLKASPSSSVGRCERP is encoded by the coding sequence ATGAAACGCGAGGACTCACATCGTATTCAGTATGCTTTGCGCTTTTATCACGTGACGCTGTCTTTGGAAATCGACAGGGACCGCTGTATTCGATGTGATCTATGTTCGTTGGCGTGCCCTCGCGAGGCATTGCGGATAGAAGCGGACGAGGACGGCCTCCAGATCTATTTGGATCATAACCGGTGTCTTTTGTGTGAAGTCTGTGCTTATGTGTGCCCTGTCTCGGCCGTATCTCTTCATTACCAAGATCGAGCCAAAGATCTGCTGCGCCTTTCCGGCGGGTTGCCATCCATACCGGAAAAGCTTCATGTGCAAGTAAGCCGTTGTCCGCACCGATGTGAACTTTTGGAAAAACAAGAGGAGCACTGGTGCCGACAGCAGCGCCGCCTTGTGGAAAACCGAGAAGCCTCATGCCCCAAGTACTGCTTTCGTTGTGTCCAGACGTGCCCTCGAGGCGTTTATCGAGAAACACTTGAAGGGACATCGCCTGAGTCCACCTTGTGCCTGCGGTGTGAACAGTGTTTGAAAACCTGCCCTCACGGATCCATTGAGATCAGCCCTCTTTTTCAAGGGACTGTGATCCTCAACGCAGATCTTTGCCCCGACGATTGCGCTCTCTGCCTTGATATTTGTCCGGTCAAGGTCATCCAGCGTCGCGAAGGACGCGTCACATTAGTTCACGACACATGCGCTCTGTGCGGGGCCTGCGCCAACATTTGTGATCGAGACGCCATTCAGGTTGTGCGCGAAGGAGTCCTTGTTTCCGATGAAACCGCATGTCCCTTGTGGATCCGTATTCGGGACGCCCTCACGGGCGCCTTGAACCGAGAAGGCTCCATGCTGAAAGCTTCACCCTCGTCTTCCGTCGGCCGGTGCGAACGTCCATGA
- a CDS encoding PEP/pyruvate-binding domain-containing protein, with amino-acid sequence MSYETMGVSFEKADPSQIDKLGAKGAKLVEDFQNLRSDFPGMEKRISVPDGFILTTDAWRAFYENGGSLPEGLFAVVTMELADLERRVGRRYGDTSGRMPLIVAVRGGAPVSLPGAISTILNVGLNDEIVTALIEAGEDEAFLLGTYLEAIRMYGEVVLGIPYERFFEVLQRFHVGDEGSVPVDELFPLIDAYKKVLLQAPSQGPAARMESDPLRQLRTAIESVFHSWMAETAVEARLSRSPKVPDDMGTAVIVQSMVFGNRDEHSCLGGVLFTRNPRTGAATPVIEWAPKVQCDKIVSGKLRKELLHTQDLAERFPDIYQLLMTVRDRLETRAKRPLDVEFTVENLKLYILQRRPLRMTFSATARAMWDLVDEGKTTIQMASLIINTALEQPEKMLREGFKNYRVLAVGEPITDTADYGILAFGTEEALELARQGRNVIMLRKRPYGETDLAVNHPNVRGIIRSDGNVTGHEAVSAVAYSKPYLINVTDVEGRSLLVVDEDRIELNPECTLAAYLGRNVFVDGERGIVGHTESQDFLVDRKIRKKLYVDWEYLRDQFHRAGYHELDYETLLDIHYQMELELAHYQRLETRLKEGDRSVSEKELMHAFATYLIYIPEKDRERTLALKDVRIDQFDLGPPLVYHGHRLGEEVLKILRALMLCTTWRTHWIHEIMVAKAKERGENEGDVIRDIFIKNRTMSVVKDFEAEGFHLMRVPHYYYLIFASNFEYDQDLDSVHVNPGLMKYAEKEVLARNFLSYLQQINPRLREKLRIIQGEPPLGQGHARIVSIGLAIPEEDFDVVCRYLRTFLDQTKHGCPLTFQSTVAEGEFVDLYHVDAVFAPYPELRIMKEKPGGNPDAQSGYVLAFGRCSFGEFDGVVYGRDEYERLCRHVQEFQTFLRSYGLEEAVRPWQFEVDPYRRHSVIAAVGIRIEPEKVRQVISKLKEFLGLEKHLLPSHQSGSPSETGSKSCQEHQISRF; translated from the coding sequence ATGTCCTACGAAACCATGGGGGTGTCCTTTGAAAAGGCGGACCCTTCTCAGATTGACAAACTGGGGGCCAAAGGGGCCAAGCTGGTGGAAGATTTTCAAAACCTTCGATCGGATTTTCCTGGAATGGAAAAGAGGATTTCCGTTCCTGACGGATTCATTCTGACCACCGATGCTTGGCGTGCCTTTTACGAAAACGGAGGATCTCTGCCGGAAGGGTTGTTTGCTGTGGTCACGATGGAACTCGCCGATTTGGAACGGAGAGTAGGGCGTCGCTATGGTGATACCAGCGGAAGGATGCCTTTGATTGTGGCTGTACGCGGAGGGGCTCCCGTTTCTTTGCCCGGGGCTATCAGCACGATTCTCAATGTGGGCCTGAATGACGAAATCGTGACCGCTCTGATCGAAGCGGGTGAAGATGAAGCCTTTCTTTTAGGCACTTATCTGGAAGCCATTCGCATGTATGGCGAGGTGGTCCTGGGGATTCCGTACGAACGTTTTTTTGAGGTTTTGCAAAGGTTTCATGTGGGTGATGAAGGGTCGGTGCCTGTCGACGAGCTGTTTCCTTTGATCGATGCTTACAAGAAGGTTCTGCTGCAGGCACCCTCTCAGGGACCGGCGGCCCGAATGGAATCGGATCCTCTCAGGCAGCTGCGGACGGCCATCGAAAGTGTGTTCCATTCTTGGATGGCCGAAACGGCCGTTGAAGCTCGACTAAGCCGAAGTCCCAAAGTCCCTGACGACATGGGCACGGCGGTGATTGTCCAGAGTATGGTCTTCGGAAACCGTGATGAACATAGCTGTTTAGGGGGTGTTCTTTTCACGCGGAATCCCAGAACTGGAGCGGCTACACCGGTGATTGAATGGGCCCCGAAGGTCCAATGTGACAAAATCGTTTCGGGAAAGCTTCGCAAAGAGCTTCTGCACACTCAAGATTTGGCCGAACGTTTTCCGGATATTTACCAGCTGCTCATGACCGTTCGAGACCGGCTGGAGACCCGTGCCAAAAGGCCTCTTGATGTGGAATTCACCGTGGAAAATTTAAAGCTCTATATTCTCCAGCGGCGGCCTTTGCGCATGACTTTTTCCGCTACGGCTCGTGCCATGTGGGATCTGGTGGATGAGGGGAAAACCACCATCCAGATGGCTTCGCTGATCATCAATACGGCTTTGGAACAGCCGGAAAAGATGCTTCGAGAAGGCTTCAAGAACTACCGCGTTTTGGCCGTGGGTGAACCTATTACGGACACGGCCGATTACGGCATTCTCGCTTTCGGAACTGAAGAAGCCTTGGAACTGGCACGCCAGGGCCGGAATGTGATCATGCTTCGTAAAAGGCCCTATGGAGAAACCGATCTTGCCGTCAATCACCCCAATGTGCGAGGCATCATTCGAAGTGACGGAAACGTGACCGGCCATGAAGCAGTCTCCGCTGTCGCTTACAGCAAGCCCTACCTGATCAACGTAACGGATGTGGAAGGCCGTTCTCTGCTGGTAGTGGACGAAGACCGCATTGAACTTAATCCCGAATGTACCTTGGCGGCCTACCTAGGTCGTAACGTGTTTGTGGACGGAGAACGAGGCATTGTCGGGCATACGGAATCTCAAGATTTTTTGGTGGATAGAAAAATCCGCAAGAAGCTTTACGTGGATTGGGAATACCTGAGGGATCAGTTCCATCGAGCGGGTTATCATGAACTGGATTACGAGACGTTGTTGGACATTCATTACCAGATGGAGCTGGAACTGGCCCATTATCAACGGCTGGAAACGCGCCTTAAGGAGGGCGATCGAAGCGTTTCGGAAAAAGAGCTCATGCACGCCTTTGCCACCTACCTGATCTACATTCCCGAAAAGGATCGGGAACGCACTCTGGCTCTGAAAGATGTCCGAATCGACCAGTTCGACCTAGGCCCACCTTTGGTCTATCACGGCCATCGTCTGGGCGAAGAGGTCTTAAAAATCCTTAGAGCCCTGATGTTGTGCACCACGTGGCGGACACACTGGATTCATGAAATCATGGTGGCCAAAGCGAAGGAACGTGGGGAAAACGAAGGGGATGTGATCCGGGACATTTTCATTAAAAATAGAACCATGAGCGTCGTGAAGGACTTTGAAGCCGAAGGATTTCATCTCATGCGTGTTCCCCATTATTACTATCTCATTTTTGCCAGTAACTTCGAATACGATCAGGATCTGGACAGTGTTCACGTGAATCCGGGTCTCATGAAATATGCGGAGAAAGAAGTGCTGGCACGCAATTTCCTTTCCTATCTGCAGCAAATCAATCCTCGACTCAGGGAAAAGCTTCGCATCATTCAGGGGGAACCACCCTTGGGGCAAGGCCATGCGCGCATTGTGAGCATCGGTTTGGCGATTCCTGAGGAAGATTTTGATGTGGTCTGCCGGTATCTTCGAACCTTTTTGGACCAAACCAAACATGGTTGTCCCTTGACGTTTCAAAGCACCGTGGCGGAAGGCGAATTCGTTGACCTGTATCATGTGGACGCGGTTTTTGCTCCATATCCCGAACTTCGTATCATGAAGGAAAAGCCAGGCGGCAATCCCGATGCCCAATCGGGGTATGTGCTCGCCTTTGGCCGTTGTTCCTTCGGGGAATTTGACGGGGTGGTCTATGGTCGGGACGAATACGAAAGGCTTTGTCGACACGTTCAGGAATTTCAAACTTTTCTAAGAAGTTACGGCCTTGAAGAAGCCGTTCGGCCTTGGCAGTTCGAAGTGGATCCCTATCGGCGTCATTCCGTTATTGCCGCCGTGGGGATTCGCATCGAACCTGAAAAGGTACGACAGGTCATCTCGAAGCTTAAGGAATTCTTAGGCCTCGAGAAACATCTTCTACCATCGCACCAAAGCGGTTCCCCAAGTGAAACCGGATCCAAAAGCTGCCAAGAGCACCAAATCTCCCGGTTCTAA
- a CDS encoding 4Fe-4S binding protein yields MSDSLISTPAQPQNRKFSVPIFLCRCPERHAHLNLEEAAQRLRSDGLVVRVVDTLCDATRFPYEVLKPLSAQGKQILIGACSFSLIGELLQQTLGPAAHLPWTLIDLKEIPDATALYGILKARLRTLEHGSSPLCSTPFVRGGPWASLRPLGAKVPRRVLVIGGGVGGCQAALDLANMNIPVTLVEAEDSLGGNMARLDKTFPTLDCSICILGPRLVDTASHPNITVWASSRVKRISGRPGHFLAEIEHRPRYVDMNLCSGCGACAEVCPVIVPSAWNAGLRPRKAIGIVFEQAVPLRSAIQKDYCIECGLCEKACERKAIRLDEKPRVSRLHTAAIILAEGARLFHATHLGSYGYGRFPEVLTNLEFERLVCATGPTQGALITPSGSKPKSVAFIQCAGSRNRRFLPYCSVTCCTASIKEAMLVLEHEPQAQVTVFFNDLRTTGKSFEGLLMRARERGVRFIKALPDRVDRLRDQGPLTVHYRSSWAPGTQTLEADLVILAVGVQAPNADSRWVVRSAPQRDNYGFYQEAFYWGGQTHSTVPGIFLVGGCHGPRDITQTVTEASAAAAHAAKWLRQVSSSSVKSETL; encoded by the coding sequence ATGAGTGATTCCCTCATTTCCACACCCGCACAACCACAAAACCGGAAGTTCTCGGTACCCATCTTCCTGTGTCGGTGTCCGGAAAGGCATGCCCATCTGAACCTGGAAGAAGCGGCGCAGCGCTTGCGCTCCGATGGCCTCGTCGTTCGTGTCGTGGACACTTTATGCGATGCCACAAGGTTTCCCTATGAAGTTTTGAAGCCCCTTAGCGCCCAAGGAAAACAGATCCTCATCGGAGCCTGCTCCTTTTCTCTCATAGGTGAACTTTTGCAGCAAACCCTGGGCCCGGCAGCCCATCTTCCTTGGACCTTGATCGATCTCAAGGAAATTCCGGACGCCACAGCCCTCTACGGAATTCTTAAAGCCCGTCTGCGCACATTGGAACATGGCTCATCGCCCTTATGCTCGACACCTTTCGTTCGAGGTGGACCGTGGGCTTCGCTGCGCCCTCTCGGCGCCAAGGTTCCACGCCGGGTCTTGGTTATCGGCGGGGGGGTAGGCGGCTGCCAAGCCGCCCTGGATCTTGCCAACATGAACATTCCGGTCACTTTGGTGGAAGCGGAAGATTCCCTGGGTGGAAACATGGCCCGGCTGGATAAGACATTTCCCACCTTGGATTGTTCCATCTGCATTCTTGGACCTCGCCTCGTCGACACGGCATCCCACCCCAATATCACCGTTTGGGCTTCCTCCCGAGTGAAAAGAATCAGCGGGCGTCCAGGCCATTTTCTTGCGGAAATTGAGCATCGCCCGCGTTATGTGGACATGAACCTGTGCTCCGGATGCGGAGCCTGTGCCGAAGTCTGCCCTGTCATTGTGCCCAGCGCCTGGAATGCCGGTCTTCGACCTCGTAAAGCCATAGGCATTGTTTTTGAGCAAGCGGTTCCTTTACGTTCCGCCATTCAAAAGGACTACTGCATCGAATGCGGCTTATGCGAAAAAGCTTGCGAAAGAAAAGCCATTCGCTTGGATGAAAAACCTCGCGTCAGCCGCCTGCATACGGCGGCCATCATTCTCGCCGAAGGCGCACGCCTTTTTCACGCTACCCATCTCGGTTCCTACGGTTATGGACGTTTTCCGGAGGTACTCACTAATTTGGAATTTGAGCGGCTGGTGTGTGCTACGGGACCCACCCAAGGCGCTTTGATCACACCGTCCGGGTCAAAGCCGAAATCCGTTGCTTTCATTCAATGTGCAGGATCCAGAAACCGCCGGTTTTTGCCTTATTGTTCCGTGACATGCTGCACGGCAAGTATCAAAGAAGCCATGCTTGTTCTAGAACATGAACCGCAGGCTCAAGTAACCGTTTTTTTCAATGACCTAAGAACGACAGGCAAAAGCTTTGAAGGCCTTCTCATGCGGGCTCGAGAACGGGGTGTGCGATTCATAAAGGCGCTACCGGATCGGGTGGATCGACTTCGTGATCAGGGTCCCCTCACGGTGCATTATCGATCCTCCTGGGCACCTGGAACCCAAACCTTAGAAGCGGATCTGGTGATCCTGGCCGTCGGGGTTCAAGCGCCCAATGCGGATTCCAGATGGGTTGTTCGTTCGGCACCTCAAAGGGACAATTACGGTTTTTATCAAGAAGCCTTTTATTGGGGAGGCCAAACCCACAGCACGGTTCCCGGCATCTTTTTGGTCGGAGGATGCCATGGTCCAAGGGACATTACCCAAACAGTGACCGAAGCGTCCGCGGCTGCGGCTCATGCCGCCAAGTGGTTGCGTCAGGTATCAAGCTCCTCGGTAAAGAGCGAAACGCTATGA
- a CDS encoding shikimate kinase has protein sequence MPLAQRIALIGFRASGKSTVGPLVAEFLGWTFVDMDEELSRSFGSSIAEWVERFGWERFRDEEAQLLEKLSRRVAIVVATGGGIVEKEINSQRLQNEFFTVWLRCDLVTLQERLATDKKSSTQRPSLTGRHILQETAEILQKRNPWYAASAHLTLHTDTAAPKDLASEIIRVYKALADFDRTVSRW, from the coding sequence ATGCCGCTAGCACAACGTATAGCCCTCATCGGTTTTCGAGCTTCAGGGAAAAGCACCGTCGGCCCCTTGGTTGCCGAATTCCTGGGTTGGACTTTCGTGGACATGGATGAGGAACTGTCCCGTTCCTTCGGATCCTCCATCGCGGAATGGGTGGAAAGATTCGGTTGGGAAAGATTTCGTGACGAAGAGGCTCAACTTCTGGAAAAGCTCTCCCGCCGGGTGGCCATCGTGGTGGCTACGGGAGGCGGTATTGTGGAAAAGGAAATAAACAGCCAACGGTTGCAAAACGAATTTTTTACCGTATGGCTTCGTTGTGACCTTGTAACCCTTCAAGAACGCCTTGCTACGGATAAAAAATCGAGCACACAAAGACCGTCGCTGACCGGACGGCACATCCTGCAAGAAACCGCAGAAATACTCCAAAAAAGAAATCCATGGTATGCCGCCTCGGCACATCTAACGCTCCATACAGACACCGCGGCTCCCAAAGATCTTGCATCTGAAATCATTCGAGTCTACAAAGCCTTAGCCGATTTTGACAGAACCGTTTCCAGATGGTAG
- a CDS encoding beta-ketoacyl-ACP synthase III — MIRSAIAGIGSYVPPKVVTNDDLAQLMTTSDEWIQTRTGIRERRYAEEGVKCSDLALEASRKALDDAKLTPADIDFLILATLSPDHHFPGSACYLQPKLGTGPIGCLDVRNQCTGFLYALTVADAMIRAGTYKNILVVGSEVHSSALDFSDRGRDVAVLFGDGAAAVVLSPSPSSDRGVLYTELHADGRFARALYLDIWDISKKPYMTESTIAGTDIWPQMDGKTVFKHAVSRLCEVIQHTLEVNGLKGEDVKFVIPHQANMRINQMVAQKLGFPEEKFLHNMQRYGNTTAASIPLLLDETYRNGLLEPGDLVLLAAFGSGFTWGTALVRW, encoded by the coding sequence ATGATTCGTAGCGCCATTGCCGGCATTGGAAGCTATGTGCCGCCGAAGGTGGTCACCAATGATGATCTGGCTCAGCTCATGACCACCAGTGACGAATGGATTCAGACGCGAACGGGCATTCGAGAACGACGCTACGCCGAAGAAGGGGTCAAGTGTTCCGACTTGGCTTTGGAAGCCAGTCGCAAAGCCCTTGACGATGCCAAATTGACGCCGGCGGACATCGATTTTCTGATTTTGGCCACCCTCAGTCCGGATCACCATTTTCCGGGCTCCGCCTGCTACCTGCAGCCTAAACTGGGCACGGGCCCCATCGGCTGCCTGGATGTGCGCAATCAATGCACCGGTTTTCTTTATGCGCTCACGGTCGCCGACGCCATGATTCGTGCCGGAACATACAAAAACATCTTGGTGGTTGGCTCCGAAGTTCATAGCAGCGCGTTGGATTTTTCGGATCGGGGCCGCGATGTAGCCGTATTGTTCGGGGACGGTGCCGCCGCCGTGGTTCTGTCGCCTTCTCCTTCTTCGGACCGCGGAGTCCTGTACACGGAACTTCATGCGGACGGCCGATTTGCTCGAGCCTTGTATCTGGACATCTGGGACATTTCCAAAAAACCCTACATGACCGAGTCAACCATCGCCGGCACGGACATTTGGCCTCAAATGGATGGCAAGACGGTTTTTAAGCACGCCGTCTCGCGTCTATGCGAAGTGATTCAGCACACCCTGGAAGTGAACGGCCTCAAAGGCGAAGACGTTAAATTTGTGATACCCCATCAAGCCAACATGCGCATTAACCAAATGGTGGCTCAGAAATTAGGGTTTCCAGAGGAAAAATTCCTGCACAACATGCAGCGGTATGGGAATACGACCGCCGCCAGTATTCCTCTTCTGTTGGATGAAACCTATCGTAACGGCTTGTTAGAACCGGGAGATTTGGTGCTCTTGGCAGCTTTTGGATCCGGTTTCACTTGGGGAACCGCTTTGGTGCGATGGTAG
- a CDS encoding hydrogenase iron-sulfur subunit, with product MSKIGVYICHCGQNIAGVLDVEALRDRVCRSRDVSVVKTNVFCCSEPGQREIQADIETYGLERVLVAACSPRLHEVTFRRTITHAGLNPYLLEMANIREHCSWVHRGPEALDKALDLILMGLARLSRLKPLSDRLVPVTSRALVIGGGVGGLSAALELADCGVPVILVEKEATLGGQAIRWRIGPPKTDPLSCFLRPLVTRAVLHPQIHVLKGHILESVSGYVGRFNVALRDTSRQEIRTEEVGAIVVATGYEPYEPEVSRYPFVCLPQVMTSVQLEEMFSSPGQEALPAALQGVSSVAFLQCVGSRLEDEYPHCSRICCAVTLKQALALRAFGINVHVFHRDIRLYDKSQEEELYGSARRSGVLFHRGSLIRVEPDGSERLLVEWQDEFLQSAFRVSVDRLICAVGLRPRADAESLRRVLRLAASQDGFLLESHPKLHPLESAVEGVFLAGSCQGPKDVRETVAASLGAAAKAYQLLCKDVLRLDGMIAVIDAERCVGCGVCASECPYQAVEMRKDEHGDQKAFVEAAACKGCGVCAGACPSQAADHLGYPTEALKAVIREALAENAREKILAFCCHWCAYAGADAAGVSRLSYPANVRIVRVPCSGRVSVSLVLQAFKKGAGRVLVAGCHPPGDCHYISGNLRFEGRIPRIRKVLAKKGYDPNRFVCQWISATEGPQFQQLIRRLAEEITAGTVSPTDAESHTRPMTMNP from the coding sequence ATGAGTAAAATCGGTGTCTATATTTGCCATTGCGGGCAAAATATCGCCGGAGTCCTTGACGTCGAGGCTTTGCGGGATCGGGTGTGCCGTTCCCGGGATGTGTCGGTCGTCAAAACCAACGTTTTTTGTTGTTCCGAACCCGGCCAAAGGGAAATTCAGGCGGATATTGAAACTTACGGCTTGGAACGGGTTCTTGTGGCGGCCTGTTCCCCAAGGCTTCATGAAGTCACTTTTCGACGAACCATCACCCATGCTGGTTTGAACCCCTATCTCCTGGAAATGGCCAACATACGGGAACATTGTTCTTGGGTTCACCGGGGCCCGGAAGCCTTGGACAAAGCCCTGGACCTTATCCTCATGGGTTTGGCTCGACTTTCCCGCCTGAAACCGCTTTCAGACCGGCTGGTTCCAGTGACGAGCCGTGCGCTGGTCATTGGAGGTGGTGTGGGAGGGTTGAGTGCCGCTTTGGAATTGGCGGACTGCGGTGTTCCGGTCATCTTGGTGGAAAAAGAGGCTACTCTGGGCGGCCAAGCCATCCGATGGCGCATTGGACCCCCGAAAACGGATCCCTTGTCATGCTTTCTGCGTCCCCTTGTCACTCGAGCGGTGCTGCATCCTCAAATCCATGTCTTGAAAGGCCACATCCTTGAAAGTGTCAGCGGCTATGTGGGCCGCTTCAACGTGGCCTTGAGAGACACCTCACGGCAAGAAATTCGAACCGAAGAAGTGGGCGCCATTGTGGTCGCCACAGGATACGAACCCTATGAACCGGAAGTCTCCCGCTATCCGTTTGTCTGCCTGCCTCAGGTGATGACTTCCGTGCAACTGGAAGAAATGTTTTCATCCCCTGGGCAAGAGGCCCTGCCGGCTGCTCTTCAAGGGGTAAGTTCCGTCGCTTTTTTGCAGTGCGTGGGATCGCGTTTAGAAGACGAGTATCCACACTGTTCCCGCATCTGTTGTGCCGTGACCCTTAAACAGGCTCTGGCTCTGCGAGCTTTCGGCATCAATGTGCACGTTTTTCATCGCGATATTCGACTTTATGACAAGAGCCAAGAAGAGGAGCTGTACGGTTCAGCGCGACGGAGCGGGGTTTTGTTTCATCGAGGTTCCCTGATTAGGGTGGAACCGGACGGATCTGAAAGACTTCTGGTTGAATGGCAAGATGAGTTTCTTCAATCGGCTTTCCGGGTTTCTGTGGATCGATTAATCTGTGCCGTGGGACTTCGACCTCGAGCCGATGCCGAATCTCTGCGCAGGGTCCTTCGCTTGGCGGCGAGCCAGGATGGATTTTTGCTGGAATCACACCCCAAATTGCATCCTTTGGAATCGGCTGTGGAAGGGGTGTTCCTCGCAGGTTCATGTCAAGGTCCTAAGGATGTTCGAGAGACTGTGGCAGCTTCGTTAGGGGCCGCCGCCAAAGCGTACCAGCTTTTATGCAAGGATGTTTTGCGGCTGGACGGCATGATCGCCGTCATTGATGCAGAAAGATGCGTGGGATGCGGCGTCTGCGCCTCGGAATGCCCTTACCAAGCCGTGGAAATGCGAAAGGACGAGCACGGAGACCAAAAGGCTTTCGTGGAAGCGGCTGCTTGTAAAGGGTGCGGCGTGTGTGCCGGAGCGTGTCCCTCTCAGGCGGCAGACCACCTCGGGTATCCCACGGAAGCGCTCAAAGCCGTGATTCGCGAGGCTCTTGCCGAAAACGCAAGGGAAAAGATACTAGCTTTTTGCTGCCACTGGTGTGCTTACGCAGGGGCTGATGCCGCCGGCGTCTCACGCCTTTCGTACCCTGCCAATGTTCGGATTGTGCGCGTACCCTGTTCAGGACGTGTCAGTGTTTCGCTGGTCTTACAGGCTTTTAAAAAAGGGGCTGGTCGTGTCCTGGTAGCTGGATGTCATCCGCCGGGAGATTGCCATTACATTTCAGGAAATCTGCGATTTGAAGGCCGGATTCCGCGGATTCGAAAGGTTCTTGCCAAAAAAGGTTACGATCCGAACCGATTCGTGTGTCAGTGGATTTCGGCCACCGAAGGCCCTCAGTTTCAGCAGTTGATAAGGCGCTTGGCCGAGGAGATAACAGCGGGCACAGTCTCCCCAACGGATGCCGAGTCCCATACTCGGCCCATGACCATGAACCCGTAG
- a CDS encoding lysophospholipid acyltransferase family protein, with product MRRDILSPDHPLLRRLPCWGASLLSAWYRTCRFLLLGRNHLHSVLEGRPCGLLTTWHFAFPSVIYFFRHLNGIVMVSRSRDGEWASRLVECLGFRTVRGSSHRGGAQALRAMLRWTRTGCPAGLIADGSQGPPLQAQKGIVWLASITGLPLVPVSLAASKAWRLPSWDGTLIPKPFADLVLAAGDPIRVPASIHEEDLEWYRQLLEMRLNTLTQLAQETVVRVDAFAALPRGGGWAEWYRRKEPMRPSSEERRPHDS from the coding sequence GTGCGACGGGACATTTTATCGCCCGATCATCCTCTGCTACGGCGTCTGCCTTGTTGGGGAGCGTCACTTCTTTCGGCATGGTATCGAACATGTCGCTTCCTCCTTTTGGGCCGAAATCATCTTCACTCGGTCCTGGAAGGGCGTCCTTGCGGTCTTTTGACCACGTGGCACTTTGCTTTTCCTTCGGTGATTTACTTTTTTCGGCATTTGAACGGCATCGTCATGGTCAGTCGATCCAGAGACGGCGAATGGGCTTCGAGGCTTGTGGAATGCCTTGGTTTTCGGACCGTTCGAGGCTCCTCCCATCGTGGAGGAGCTCAAGCCCTGCGTGCCATGCTTCGATGGACTCGAACAGGTTGCCCTGCAGGGCTGATCGCCGACGGTTCCCAAGGCCCACCACTACAAGCTCAAAAAGGAATCGTATGGTTGGCTTCCATCACCGGACTCCCTCTTGTTCCTGTGAGTCTTGCCGCCAGCAAGGCCTGGCGCTTGCCCAGTTGGGACGGCACCCTAATTCCGAAGCCGTTCGCAGACCTTGTTCTCGCTGCGGGGGATCCCATTCGTGTGCCGGCCTCTATTCATGAAGAAGATTTAGAATGGTACCGACAGCTTCTGGAAATGCGTCTCAACACTCTAACACAGCTTGCCCAAGAGACCGTCGTGCGCGTCGATGCTTTTGCGGCGTTGCCTCGAGGAGGCGGCTGGGCTGAGTGGTATCGTCGAAAAGAACCCATGCGACCATCTAGCGAGGAAAGGAGGCCCCATGATTCGTAG
- the aroQ gene encoding type II 3-dehydroquinate dehydratase has translation MKKILVLHGVNLNMFGRRDSKHYGTWTLTEIDQALVELGAVLGVHVETFQTNREGEMVERIHAALDDGTNAIVINAGAWTHYSYALRDALEMLSIPIVEVHMSHIDAREPFRRQSVLAPVVSGLISGFGVQSYLLGLRAAVSLLV, from the coding sequence ATGAAAAAGATTTTGGTGCTCCACGGGGTCAATCTCAACATGTTTGGCCGAAGGGATTCCAAGCATTACGGGACTTGGACCTTGACTGAGATCGATCAAGCCTTGGTGGAACTGGGAGCGGTTTTGGGAGTGCATGTGGAAACATTTCAAACCAACAGGGAAGGAGAAATGGTGGAACGCATTCACGCCGCTTTGGACGACGGCACAAACGCCATTGTGATCAACGCCGGCGCCTGGACCCATTACAGCTACGCTCTGAGAGACGCTCTGGAAATGCTTTCCATTCCCATTGTGGAAGTGCACATGTCCCATATCGACGCTCGAGAACCATTTAGGCGGCAATCTGTTCTGGCCCCAGTGGTGAGCGGGCTCATTTCAGGCTTTGGGGTACAAAGTTATCTCTTGGGGCTTCGAGCCGCCGTGTCCCTATTGGTTTGA